A part of Bufo bufo chromosome 7, aBufBuf1.1, whole genome shotgun sequence genomic DNA contains:
- the LRRFIP1 gene encoding leucine-rich repeat flightless-interacting protein 1 isoform X25, whose amino-acid sequence MGTQGPGRKRHPNKDKLSAEDHALNQIAREAEARLAAKRAARAEAREIRMKELERQQKEVSEDDAMSVSSRSSLRVEERSDKDFAEKSGRPVSSLSAATLASLGGTASRRGSGDTSISVDTEASIREIKEISELKEQIEDVEGKYMQGLKEMKDSLAEVEEKYKRSMVTNAQLDNEKTSFQYQVETLREVLLELEEELAESRRQYEDKQKECERQKHEQGVLRFQLAEMKEALEQREALMMEIRQLQQKQEINDREICDLKETIEWKDKKIGALERQKEFFDPVRTERDALREEVTHLRDVLKKHGIVLDSDGTLNGDSSMEPHVNSDGPPDPPVRAVSMGKTEGTVEKKETLSVVGECPPSGTEQDRQEIARDAQKEIPVHAEVEDVTRDHAKKENNTIVETQSVDVCSHLKSETSVNEQKEEMSCDIKENKQETSQTDVLENLSEVDGETTLEKSDVSPSGSEVFQDAIDFVDETSSSSNELNDDITGCESDGKKEEPENSQQENISEVDDQCSLDGAPMEGDEVPNEKAVHVHKTEEDEVIEGKQDSSKESISDEESSTELSASSKDVDLGHEVPIEDQIEPQQSEHEESGSQTTEGENKQDEILAAEYSDDIDQGKNISSSEHPPQDALLKSNDLVAQVESNNDKTLDVSESCTVTESNSITKDEPIKDHVIPDISSSPAEQEHVPLDERQRDVSSESEDLKEVDQKEEDTLSDDIVCDNTQNADDSVANEAESPKKIAPPEVFGSEEESTQEGEETDDDNDDDNGTMQSEKYTGESEIPCTSLGSSVDRQSLEDIRMDDASEKSPKKGKGKNKDDCVVS is encoded by the exons GTTGAAGAAAGATCAGACAAAGACTTTGCAGAGAAg AGTGGCCGACCTGTCTCCAGCTTGTCTGCAGCAACTCTTGCTTCATTGGGTGGGACAGCCTCACGTAGGGGGAGCGGAGACACCTCCATATCGGTTGATACAGAGGCATCGATTAGAGAAATAAAG GAGATCAGTGAGTTAAAGGAGCAGATTGAGGATGTAGAAGGCAAATACATGCAAGGGCTGAAGGAGATGAAG GACTCCTTGGCAGAAGTGGAGGAGAAGTACAAGCGGTCTATGGTGACCAATGCCCAGTTAGACAACGAGAAAACATCCTTTCAATATCAAGTGGAAACTCTACGGGAGGTTCTGCTCGAGCTGGAAGAAGAACTGGCAGAGTCCAGGCGTCAGTATGAAGATAAACAGAAA GAGTGTGAGCGGCAGAAACACGAGCAGGGGGTCCTCCGTTTTCAGCTGGCAGAGATGAAGGAGGCTTTGGAGCAGAGGGAGGCGCTGATGATG GAAATTCGCCAACTGCAACAGAAACAAGAAATCAATGACCGTGAGATCTGTGACCTCAAGGAAACCATAGAATGGAAGGATAAAAAAATAGGG GCTCTAGAGAGACAAAAAGAGTTTTTTGATCCGGTTCGGACGGAGCGTGATGCCCTCAGGGAAGAGGTGACCCACTTAAGGGATGTGTTGAAG AAACATGGCATCGTGCTGGACTCGGACGGTACCCTGAATGGCGACTCTTCAATGGAACCCCATGTAAATTCCGATGGTCCACCGGATCCTCCAGTTCGGGCAGTGTCAATGG GAAAAACAGAAGGAACAGTGGAAAAAAAGGAGACCTTGTCAGTGGTGGGTGAATGTCCACCTTCTGGGACTGAGCAAGATAGGCAGGAAATTGCACGAGATGCTCAGAAAGAAATTCCTGTGCACGCTGAGGTTGAAGATGTAACAAGAGATCACGCTAAGAAGGAAAATAACACAATTGTGGAAACTCAGTCTGTTGATGTGTGTAGCCATCTCAAATCTGAGACCAGTGTAAATGAGCAGAAGGAAGAAATGTCTTGTGATATAAAAGAAAATAAGCAGGAGACGTCACAAACTGACGTTTTGGAGAACCTTTCAGAAGTAGATGGGGAGACCACATTAGAGAAGAGTGATGTGAGCCCATCTGGAAGTGAGGTCTTCCAGGATGCCATAGACTTTGTTGATGAAACTTCCAGTTCATCGAATGAATTGAATGATGATATCACAGGTTGTGAGAGTGATGGTAAAAAAGAGGAACCTGAAAACAGCCAGCAGGAAAACATCAGTGAAGTAGATGATCAGTGCAGCTTGGATGGAGCCCCAATGGAGGGAGATGAAGTTCCAAATGAAAAAGCTGTCCATGTGCATAAGACTGAAGAGGATGAAGTTATAGAGGGTAAACAGGATAGTAGTAAAGAAAGCATCAGTGATGAAGAAAGTAGTACAGAATTGTCAGCTAGTAGTAAAGATGTAGATCTAGGTCATGAAGTACCTATTGAAGATCAGATCGAACCTCAGCAGTCTGAACATGAAGAATCTGGCTCGCAGACTACTGAGGGTGAAAATAAACAGGATGAAATATTAGCTGCTGAGTACAGTGATGATATTGATCAAGGTAAGAATATTTCTTCATCTGAACATCCACCGCAAGATGCATTATTAAAGAGTAACGACTTAGTTGCTCAGGTAGAAAGCAACAATGACAAAACATTAGACGTTTCTGAGTCTTGCACTGTTACTGAGAGTAATAGCATAACGAAGGATGAACCTATAAAAgaccatgtaatcccagacatcaGCAGTAGTCCAGCCGAGCAAGAACATGTTCCATTGGATGAAAGGCAAAGAGATGTTTCCTCAGAAAGTGAAGATCTTAAAGAAGTGGACCAAAAGGAAGAAGATACATTGTCAGATGACATAGTTTGCGATAACACCCAGAATGCAGATGATTCGGTGGCAAATGAAGCCGAAAGcccaaaaaaaattgccccaccTGAGGTTTTCGGTAGTGAAGAAGAATCCACACAAGAGGGTGAAGAAACTGATGATGACAATGATGATGATAATGGTACCATGCAAAGTGAAAAATACACTGGAGAGAGTGAAATACCCTGCACATCATTGGGATCATCAGTGGACAGACAATCTTTGGAAGATATTCGGATGGATGATGCCTCAGAGAAGAGTCCTAAGAAAGGGAAAGGCAAAAATAAAGATGACTGTGTTGTTTCCTGA